The sequence TTACCCTCACGGCCCTACTTCTACTGATTGGCATAATGGACGTTGTCCCAAATCAAGCTGCGAAGTGGGTCCAGGCCGCTAGCACTGTTATTTACGCATTCGTCTATTTTCTCACCATTGGTGCGGTGGCCTTTACTATCCTTGGTGAGGCATCAAGTACAGTTTTACGCGCAAAGACAATTTCTCTTGCGACCGCAACACAGGCTCTTTGTGGCTTAGCTATGAGCTTTGCTATCCCGTATATGGTCAATCCAGATAAAGGGAATTTGAGAGGGAAAGTTGGGTTCATATTTGGAGGATTGGCCATAATTGGTACCATTGGAAGCTGGGTGTATGTGCCAGAACTTAAAGGGAAGACGTTCAGTGAGATTGACCATCTCTTCACAGAGAAAGTACCTCCTCGGAAAATGGGCCGTTATTAGTATTGTCATTTTTCTAGGATCAGACTAGGATAGGCTACTAGGGTTGAGACCTGCAAGACGCTGGGGATACAAACTTAATTCGACTGGAGGGGTATATCGACTGTGTCTTTTATATCATGCACTACTTATATTCCTTTctatacttaatttaaatgTATGAaacttttctatattatctttattggCCGGGATCTGGAGACTATACGATACGGTGACCACCCGACTTGAGGAACCTTTGTCCGATTAGTGCCCATTTTCTGCCAAACCATTGGCTTTCTGTGCCGCCAAATTGTCAAAGAAACTCCTTGTTTCAAATGTCCAAGGCCCATTTTGTTGAATCCATTCTTGCAGGGTAATCTTTCTGTCACTTCCTGCAACTAGCCATTTGTCGTGGTGGTCTtgattctctttctctccccttCCGTATACCCCGTGCTCGATAGCCATGATGAGTGTTTCCGTTAATTGGCCAGAAATGTTATCAGGAAAATCTTTGGCAAATACTTCTGGGGAAATAGTCTTTAGAGCGACATTTTTACCTCCCTCTTTGCTCAAGGTTGCAACAAGCTCCCTCGGGGTTGTCCAGCAACTTACAGCGTTGACCCTTACGCCATTGCTCTTGCTACCAGCTTCGAATAGGCCCATGATGTACTTGCCGCCATCTCGTGGAGGGTCAATAAATGGCCAAAGTGCAGAATCAGATGAAACTGGAAGTGTCAAGTGTGGATCATTGTTCTGGCCTCCACGAATTAAGTTTTcgatgaagctgaagaaCATAGCTAAAGAATGATTAGCTGTTCGCCGGAACGGCGTTGGA comes from Trichoderma asperellum chromosome 3, complete sequence and encodes:
- a CDS encoding uncharacterized protein (EggNog:ENOG41~antiSMASH:Cluster_3.8~SMCOG1199:NmrA family protein) produces the protein MGTSRLVTVFGATGAQGSGIINTVLSSVDLKAKYRLRAVTRSPDSAKALVYKENGVEVVWGDLNDVESLKTAVKGSYGVFGMTDYWSIHSQDIEMQQGKNLFEAVKTEGVRHYIWSSLPWAEKLTGGRLTQLPYFDGKAIVEAHIEENKENMIVSYFMPAMFFSFIENLIRGGQNNDPHLTLPVSSDSALWPFIDPPRDGGKYIMGLFEAGSKSNGVRVNAVSCWTTPRELVATLSKEGGKNVALKTISPEVFAKDFPDNISGQLTETLIMAIEHGVYGRGEKENQDHHDKWLVAGSDRKITLQEWIQQNGPWTFETRSFFDNLAAQKANGLAENGH